The Ziziphus jujuba cultivar Dongzao chromosome 7, ASM3175591v1 genome includes a region encoding these proteins:
- the LOC132804452 gene encoding receptor like protein 28-like has product MVGAFGNNIHGQIPKWMWNTNTKTLKLLGLSNNFFTGFDQLPDVLPYANLRMLCLSMNMLQGPLLIPPPSTVEYDISENLLTGEISSLICNLSSLEYLRNNSFHGNVPGMCKIGSNLRMMDLSSNSCKGNYPVTGELPSEYLSIWSSMKEANTKHSNYLKAQTSLLMINEMLPIVYGYLITITNKGVERYYKAIMDNFAVNDLSTNRFEGEIPNLIGSLQGLHSLNLSNNLLNGAIPITLGNLTELESLDLSQNQLTSYEGNPGLCGKPSPRQCETPPSPPSTSEKEDQSGSSIKVDWRFALARFIGGFIVAVVLSDSLTLRLVKWLIDSLETFGWSLPKRRRDRRRRRV; this is encoded by the exons ATGGTTGGAGCTTTCGGAAACAACATCCATGGCCAAATACCCAAATGGATGTGGAACACCAACACTAAAACTTTGAAGTTGTTAGGCCTTTCTAACAACTTCTTTACAGGTTTTGACCAACTTCCAGATGTTCTTCCCTACGCTAATCTACGGATGCTATGCCTTTCGATGAACATGCTGCAGGGACCCCTTCTAATTCCTCCACCATCTACCGTTGAATATGACATCTCAGAGAATCTGCTAACTGGAGAAATCTCATCGTTGATCTGCAATCTAAGTTCACTTGAGTATCTCA GAAATAATAGTTTTCATGGAAACGTTCCTGGAATGTGCAAAATTGGAAGCAATTTGAGGATGATGGACCTTAGTTCAAACAGTTGCAAGGGCAATTACCCGGTCACTG GTGAGTTGCCATCAGAATACTTGTCCATTTGGAGTTCCATGAAAGAGGCTAATACAAAACATTCAAACTATTTGAAGGCACAAACAAGTTTGCTTATGATCAATGAAATGTTGCCCATCGTTTATGGTTACTTaattacaataacaaataaaggggTGGAGAGGTACTACAAAGCAATCATGGACAATTTTGCGGTCAATGATCTCTCAACCAACAGATTTGAAGGAGAAATTCCAAACCTCATTGGGAGTCTACAGGGACTTCATTCGCTCAATCTTTCTAACAACTTACTCAATGGGGCCATTCCAATAACTTTGGGAAACTTAACAGAACTTGAGTCACTGGACCTTTCTCAAAACCAGCT GACTTCATACGAGGGCAATCCGGGATTATGTGGAAAACCATCTCCAAGGCAATGCGAGACTCCACCATCGCCACCTTCCACTTCTGAAAAAGAAGACCAATCAGGGTCTTCAATTAAGGTTGATTGGAGATTTGCTCTGGCGAGATTTATTGGCGGGTTTATTGTTGCAGTGGTTCTTAGTGACTCTCTGACACTAAGGTTGGTAAAATGGTTGATTGATAGTCTTGAGACTTTCGGATGGAGCCTGCCTAAAAGGAGAAGAGACAGGAGGAGACGTAGAGTTTGA
- the LOC107424240 gene encoding plasma membrane ATPase 1: protein MVTSTVRLDDVLKEAVDLENIPLEEVFEQLRCTGEGLDSDEVQKRLDLFGYNKLEEKKESKILKFLGFMWNPLSWVMEAAAIMAIALAHGGDKGTDYHDFVGIIVLLIINSTISFIEENNAGNAAAALMARLAPKAKVLRDGKWSEEDAAVLVPGDIISIKLGDIIPADARLLAGDPLKIDQSALTGESLPVTKNPGDGVYSGSTCKQGEIEAVVIATGVHTFFGKAAHLVENTTHVGHFQQVLTAIGNFCICSIAAGMVIEIIVIYGLQEREYRVGVDNLLVLLIGGIPIAMPTVLSVTMAIGSHRLSQQGAITKRMTAIEEMAGMDVLCSDKTGTLTLNKLTVDKNMIEVFAKGVDKDLVVLMAARASRLENQDAIDAAIVSMLADPKEARAGIKEVHFLPFNPTDKRTALTYIDAAGKMHRVSKGAPEQILNLAHNKSEIQKRVHAIIDKYAERGLRSLGVARQEVPEGTKDSPGGPWEFVALLPLFDPPRHDSAETIRRALDLGVSVKMITGDQLAIGKETGRRLGMGTNMYPSSSLLGENKDGELAALPIDELIEKADGFAGVFPEHKYEIVSRLQGRKHICGMTGDGVNDAPALKKADIGIAVADSTDAARSASDIVLTEPGLSVIISAVLTSRAIFQRMKNYTIYAVSITIRIVLGFMLLTVFWEYDFPPFMVLVIAILNDGTIMTISKDRVKPSPVPDSWKLTEIFATGVVLGGYLALMTVIFFWAAFETNFFPNHFKVSDFNKHHFNMTNETESEPLNAMLSSAVYLQVSTISQALIFVTRSRGWSFTERPGFLLVIAFIIAQLIATVLSATATWKFAGIKSIGWRWTGVIWLYNILTYFLLDPLKFAVRYALSGRAWNLVVERRTAFTSKKDFGKEAREAAWATEQRTLHGLQTPEAKTYFDRATFRDINLMAEEARRRAEIARMRELHTLKGRVESFAKLRGLDIDNAINQHYTL, encoded by the exons AGCGCTTGGATTTGTTTGGATATAACAAACTTGAAGAAAAGAAG gaaaGTAAAATACTGAAGTTCTTGGGGTTCATGTGGAATCCTCTGTCATGGGTCATGGAAGCTGCAGCTATCATGGCCATTGCTCTTGCACATGGAGGG GACAAAGGTACAGATTATCACGATTTCGTTGGCATCATTGTCCTACTGATTATCAATTCTACCATCAGTTTTATAGAGGAGAACAATGCTGGAAATGCAGCTGCAGCTCTTATGGCTCGGTTGGCACCAAAAGCCAAG GTTCTACGTGATGGAAAATGGAGTGAGGAAGATGCTGCGGTGTTGGTCCCTGGAGACATAATTAGTATCAAGCTTGGCGACATTATTCCTGCAGATGCACGTCTTCTTGCAGGAGATCCTTTGAAGATTGATCAG TCTGCTCTTACAGGAGAATCACTTCCAGTAACCAAAAATCCAGGTGATGGGGTTTATTCAGGTTCAACCTGCAAGCAAGGCGAAATTGAAGCAGTTGTCATTGCAACTGGAGTTCATACTTTCTTTGGGAAGGCAGCTCATCTTGTCGAAAACACAACACATGTTGGCCATTTCCAGCAG GTTTTAACAGCAATTGGAAACTTCTGCATTTGTTCAATTGCTGCTGGGATGGTTATTGAAATCATAGTGATATATGGTCTCCAGGAGAGGGAATACCGTGTTGGTGTTGATAACCTACTTGTCCTGCTGATTGGTGGAATCCCCATTGCCATGCCAACAGTTCTTTCTGTTACAATGGCTATTGGTTCCCATCGTTTATCCCAGCAG GGTGCTATAACAAAGAGAATGACTGCCATTGAAGAAATGGCTGGAATGGACGTGCTATGCAGTGATAAAACAGGAACACTGACACTTAACAAGCTTACAGTGGATAAAAACATGATTGAG GTATTTGCCAAAGGTGTTGACAAGGATCTGGTTGTACTTATGGCTGCAAGAGCATCAAGGTTAGAAAATCAAGATGCCATTGATGCTGCAATTGTTTCAATGTTGGCCGACCCAAAGGAG GCACGAGCGGGAATTAAAGAGGTTCATTTCCTTCCATTTAATCCAACTGACAAGAGGACTGCACTTACATACATTGATGCTGCTGGTAAAATGCACAGAGTCAGCAAAGGTGCACCAGAGCAG ATTCTCAATCTTGCTCATAACAAGTCAGAAATTCAAAAGAGAGTTCATGCCATAATTGACAAGTATGCGGAACGTGGATTGCGGTCACTTGGTGTTGCACGCCAG GAAGTACCTGAAGGAACTAAAGACAGTCCTGGAGGCCCCTGGGAATTTGTTGCTCTTCTCCCTCTATTTGATCCTCCTCGCCATGACAGCGCTGAAACAATCAGAAGAGCTCTGGACCTTGGTGTGAGTGTTAAAATGATCACAG GTGACCAACTTGCTATTGGTAAGGAAACAGGAAGGCGGCTTGGGATGGGCACAAACATGTACCCCTCTTCATCTCTGCTAGGTGAAAATAAGGATGGGGAACTTGCCGCTCTCCCTATTGATGAGCTCATTGAGAAAGCTGATGGTTTTGCTGGCGTCTTTCCTG AACATAAATATGAGATTGTTAGCAGATTACAAGGCAGAAAACACATCTGCGGAATGACTGGTGATGGAGTTAATGATGCCCCTGCCTTGAAGAAAGCTGACATTGGAATTGCTGTAGCAGATTCTACAGATGCTGCTCGTAGTGCATCAGATATAGTTTTAACTGAACCTGGCTTGAGTGTAATCATTAGTGCTGTTTTAACAAGCCGTGCAATATTCCAAAGAATGAAAAATTACACG ATATATGCTGTCTCGATCACCATACGTATTGTG CTTGGTTTTATGTTGCTGACAGTCTTCTGGGAGTATGACTTCCCTCCATTCATGGTTCTTGTCATTGCCATTCTTAATGATG GTACTATAATGACCATATCAAAAGACAGGGTAAAGCCATCTCCAGTTCCTGACAGTTGGAAGCTAACTGAAATTTTTGCGACTGGGGTTGTCCTTGGTGGTTACCTTGCACTAATGACAGTGATATTCTTCTGGGCAGCCTTTGAAACTAACTTCTTTCCG AATCATTTTAAGGTGTCAGACTTCAATAAGCATCATTTTAACATGACAAATGAGACTGAATCTGAACCACTGAACGCAATGTTATCATCTGCTGTGTATCTTCAAGTCAGTACCATCAGCCAGGCCTTGATATTTGTGACTCGCTCGAGGGGCTGGTCATTCACTGAAAGACCTGGCTTTTTGCTCGTGATTGCTTTCATCATTGCTCAATTG ATAGCAACAGTATTATCAGCCACAGCAACTTGGAAATTCGCCGGCATCAAAAGTATCGGTTGGCGGTGGACAGGAGTAATTTGGTTGTACAATATCTTGACTTATTTCCTGCTCGATCCTCTCAAATTTGCAGTCCGGTATGCTCTCAGTGGAAGGGCCTGGAATTTAGTGGTGGAACGAAGA ACTGCATTTACGAGCAAAAAGGACTTTGGAAAGGAAGCACGTGAAGCTGCATGGGCAACAGAGCAGCGAACACTGCATGGTCTACAGACACCTGAAGCGAAAACATATTTTGATAGGGCCACTTTCAGGGACATCAATCTCATGGCAGAAGAAGCAAGAAGGCGCGCAGAGATTGCAAG AATGAGGGAGTTGCACACTCTGAAAGGCAGGGTTGAGTCATTTGCAAAGCTAAGGGGCTTAGATATCGATAACGCCATTAATCAGCACTACACTctttaa